The proteins below come from a single Natrinema sp. SYSU A 869 genomic window:
- a CDS encoding 2-amino-3,7-dideoxy-D-threo-hept-6-ulosonate synthase: MTTGIDARLDRIGTDGSYVIVPMDHGITMGAVQGLKDIESTIDGVTSGGADAVLTQKGIAPRVHDNKNGKGYIVHLNGSTTIGPDEEDKRLTGTVEEAVRVGADAVSFHINVGSDHEPDQISQLSEVTETAQRFGIPVLAMAYARGPGVDSADPEALGHAVRLAEELGADIVKTGYSGDAESFAHVVESTRLPVVIAGGSKGTDRDTIEMVRGVMDAGGAGISMGRSIFQHENPEAIARAVAGVVHEDLSTDEALAEAGLALEA; encoded by the coding sequence ATGACCACAGGAATTGACGCACGACTCGACCGAATCGGGACAGACGGATCGTACGTGATCGTCCCAATGGATCACGGCATCACAATGGGTGCTGTCCAGGGACTGAAAGACATCGAATCGACAATTGACGGCGTAACCAGCGGCGGGGCGGACGCGGTTCTCACACAGAAGGGGATCGCACCGCGCGTCCACGACAACAAGAACGGCAAGGGCTACATCGTCCACCTCAACGGTTCGACCACGATCGGGCCGGACGAGGAAGACAAGCGGCTTACCGGCACCGTCGAGGAGGCAGTTCGGGTCGGTGCCGACGCCGTCTCCTTCCACATCAACGTCGGCTCGGATCACGAGCCAGACCAGATTAGCCAGCTCTCTGAGGTCACCGAGACGGCCCAGCGCTTTGGCATTCCGGTCCTCGCGATGGCCTACGCTCGTGGTCCCGGCGTCGACTCGGCGGACCCCGAGGCGCTCGGCCACGCAGTCCGCCTCGCCGAGGAACTCGGTGCCGACATCGTCAAGACGGGCTACAGCGGCGACGCTGAGAGCTTCGCACACGTCGTCGAGTCGACACGGCTCCCGGTCGTGATCGCCGGCGGCTCGAAGGGGACCGATCGTGATACGATCGAGATGGTTCGCGGCGTGATGGACGCCGGCGGTGCCGGCATCTCCATGGGCCGATCGATCTTCCAGCACGAGAATCCGGAAGCTATCGCACGAGCGGTCGCTGGCGTCGTCCACGAGGATCTCTCGACTGACGAGGCGCTAGCCGAAGCAGGACTGGCGCTCGAGGCCTAA
- a CDS encoding cation diffusion facilitator family transporter, giving the protein MSRNESARSHGDSHAHDGHGHGHDHGGDTTSSRKLAAVSLINVIGFLVELAGGLAFGSVALISDAVHMLFDALAYVMAFAAAHVAERYGDGDRWSYGLHRLEPFSAFLNGLLLLPMVGFILWESYQRFLEPVAIGTGPTIAIATGGLLVNLGSVYVLHGDAMSLNEKGAFYHLLGDAGGSVAVIVSVLVVEATGFRAVDPITAALIAAVVTWSAIRVLRGSGAIFFLKTPLESDEICAHLTELEGVDQVDDFHAWQICSQITVATVHVETGVETMAEAESVVGCVHDELACHGVDHATVELSPRYADRDVHLDTHCH; this is encoded by the coding sequence ATGAGTCGGAACGAGTCGGCGCGCTCTCATGGCGACTCGCACGCACACGACGGCCACGGTCACGGGCACGACCACGGCGGGGACACGACGAGCAGCCGCAAACTCGCTGCCGTCTCGCTGATCAACGTCATTGGCTTCCTCGTCGAACTCGCAGGTGGGCTGGCCTTCGGCTCGGTCGCGCTCATCAGTGATGCCGTCCACATGCTGTTCGACGCGCTCGCGTACGTGATGGCCTTCGCCGCCGCCCACGTCGCCGAACGCTACGGCGACGGCGACCGCTGGTCGTATGGCCTCCACCGCCTCGAGCCGTTCTCTGCCTTCCTGAACGGATTACTCCTCCTGCCGATGGTTGGCTTCATTCTCTGGGAGTCCTATCAGCGGTTCTTGGAGCCTGTCGCCATCGGCACCGGGCCGACGATTGCCATCGCGACGGGCGGCCTGCTGGTCAACCTCGGCTCGGTCTACGTCCTCCACGGCGACGCGATGAGCCTCAACGAGAAGGGAGCGTTCTACCATCTGCTGGGCGACGCTGGCGGCTCGGTTGCCGTCATCGTCTCCGTGCTCGTCGTCGAGGCGACCGGATTCCGCGCCGTCGATCCGATCACCGCCGCGCTGATCGCGGCCGTGGTGACCTGGTCGGCGATCAGGGTGTTGCGTGGCAGCGGTGCGATCTTCTTCCTCAAGACGCCCCTCGAGAGCGACGAGATCTGCGCTCATCTTACCGAACTCGAGGGTGTCGACCAAGTTGACGACTTCCACGCGTGGCAGATCTGCAGCCAGATCACGGTCGCGACGGTCCACGTCGAGACCGGCGTCGAGACGATGGCTGAGGCCGAGTCAGTCGTCGGTTGCGTCCACGACGAACTCGCCTGCCACGGCGTCGATCACGCCACCGTCGAACTGAGTCCCCGCTATGCCGATCGGGACGTCCACCTCGATACGCACTGCCACTGA
- a CDS encoding SprT-like domain-containing protein, which translates to MTDGEELTLADEIVARVRIHAREVVDEYDIGVDFAALEWEVSPRARRRAGSCRWQADREVATVVLARRAYERYDWPEFAGVVRHELVHAWEFQQFGESGHGDRFRERAAALEAPRYCEAFAKPRYVLRCLTGGCDWQAKRHRASKPVKSPDQYRCGACGGTYEVEHTDSGRTWTTASGYGGAKAALGDEW; encoded by the coding sequence GTGACCGACGGCGAGGAGCTTACGCTCGCGGACGAAATCGTCGCCCGCGTGCGGATTCACGCCCGCGAGGTCGTCGACGAGTACGATATCGGGGTTGACTTCGCGGCCCTCGAGTGGGAGGTGTCGCCACGAGCGCGGCGACGGGCGGGGAGTTGTCGCTGGCAGGCCGACCGCGAGGTGGCGACGGTCGTCCTCGCCCGGCGCGCGTACGAGCGGTACGACTGGCCCGAGTTCGCGGGGGTCGTCCGCCACGAACTCGTCCACGCCTGGGAGTTCCAGCAGTTCGGCGAGTCGGGCCACGGCGACCGCTTTCGCGAGCGGGCCGCGGCGCTCGAGGCACCGCGCTACTGCGAGGCCTTTGCGAAGCCGCGGTACGTCCTGCGGTGTCTCACGGGCGGCTGCGACTGGCAGGCCAAACGCCACCGTGCGTCGAAGCCGGTGAAATCGCCCGACCAGTACCGCTGTGGGGCTTGCGGCGGCACGTACGAGGTCGAACACACGGACAGCGGGCGAACGTGGACGACCGCGAGCGGCTACGGCGGCGCGAAGGCGGCGCTCGGCGATGAGTGGTAG
- a CDS encoding HAD family hydrolase: MAAYDAICFDLDATLCESTQDATELLESSFEHAGCEQFCTPAELRAAVPDLPTAKTDREFYEHLFTEVAQRAGVDADIAPTLAGEYLAVQDPTAVEFRPGAKAAIEHARDQSRVGLGLITNGGRKTQTQKLQALGIADAFDVRVFTDPSAGIDPKPSTVPFEYALDELAVMPDAAIHIGDSLHADIAGANAMGLDSAWLDTGRDDGPGEHDPTYELTSLEAFETIV, translated from the coding sequence ATGGCTGCCTACGATGCGATCTGTTTCGATCTCGATGCTACCCTCTGCGAGTCGACCCAGGACGCCACGGAGCTGCTCGAGTCGAGCTTTGAACACGCCGGCTGCGAGCAGTTCTGCACGCCTGCGGAACTGCGAGCCGCCGTCCCGGACCTGCCGACCGCCAAGACGGATCGGGAGTTCTACGAGCACCTCTTTACCGAAGTCGCACAGCGCGCCGGCGTCGACGCCGATATCGCGCCGACGCTCGCCGGGGAGTATCTCGCGGTGCAGGATCCGACCGCTGTCGAGTTTCGCCCGGGTGCGAAAGCGGCGATCGAGCATGCTCGCGACCAAAGCCGTGTCGGACTCGGCCTCATCACGAACGGCGGTCGAAAGACACAGACGCAGAAACTGCAGGCACTGGGCATCGCGGACGCCTTCGACGTGCGGGTGTTCACCGACCCGAGCGCTGGGATAGACCCCAAACCCAGCACGGTCCCGTTCGAATACGCGCTCGACGAACTCGCGGTCATGCCCGATGCAGCGATCCACATCGGCGACTCGTTGCACGCCGATATCGCGGGTGCCAACGCGATGGGACTCGACTCGGCCTGGCTCGATACCGGCCGTGACGACGGCCCCGGCGAGCACGACCCGACCTACGAACTCACGTCGCTCGAGGCGTTCGAGACGATCGTCTGA
- a CDS encoding DUF6293 family protein, which produces MEVVKRVHVVPLGYEFDRILEPIRNQRADLVYLLEDESVGSGQQGGEQGETDGGTGERTATAMADYHDELRAELESIVPEVRTRECDLTDVYAVLGDVTTLADVHADDQVYVNVSGAGTIPAIGATIACMDVSTDAHAYYVEPSAYAHDGTTEPISVGLDEIEQVPTYPIESPTRDQVAIMEFLSDPAAWEGYHDDRTAPPKKKDLIEYARERNLDFMADRRSPDERSGEDKGAFRVLDTHVLEPLAEDGYVTIESVGRRRVVELTERGENAYRAFRHKLMDDASERQ; this is translated from the coding sequence ATGGAGGTCGTCAAGCGAGTGCACGTCGTGCCGCTGGGCTACGAGTTCGATCGGATTCTCGAGCCGATCCGGAACCAGCGGGCGGACTTGGTCTATCTGCTCGAGGACGAGAGCGTGGGCAGTGGGCAGCAGGGTGGGGAACAGGGTGAAACCGACGGTGGGACCGGCGAGCGAACCGCGACGGCGATGGCCGACTACCACGACGAGTTGCGGGCGGAACTCGAGTCGATCGTCCCCGAGGTGCGGACCCGGGAGTGCGATCTCACGGACGTGTATGCGGTGCTCGGCGACGTGACGACGCTTGCTGACGTCCACGCGGACGATCAGGTGTACGTCAACGTCTCCGGAGCAGGCACGATCCCGGCGATCGGCGCGACAATCGCGTGCATGGACGTCTCGACGGACGCCCACGCCTACTACGTCGAGCCGTCGGCGTACGCCCACGATGGGACAACCGAGCCCATTTCCGTCGGCCTCGACGAGATTGAACAGGTTCCGACCTACCCAATCGAGTCGCCGACGCGCGATCAGGTCGCAATCATGGAGTTTCTCTCAGATCCGGCCGCGTGGGAGGGTTACCACGACGACCGGACGGCCCCGCCGAAGAAGAAAGACCTCATCGAGTACGCTCGAGAGCGGAATCTCGACTTCATGGCCGATCGACGCTCGCCCGATGAGCGCTCCGGCGAAGACAAGGGGGCGTTTCGGGTGCTCGATACGCACGTCCTCGAGCCGCTAGCCGAGGACGGCTACGTCACGATCGAGTCGGTGGGCCGTCGGCGCGTCGTCGAGTTGACCGAGCGGGGCGAAAACGCCTACCGGGCGTTCCGACACAAGCTCATGGACGACGCCAGCGAGCGACAGTAG
- a CDS encoding 3-dehydroquinate synthase II, with the protein MTRAVWVKADDTVGDWDDRRARITAALEAGADWVLVDEDDVARVRELGDINVAAFRTDGDVTLVDDIDDAESEDGDATTQADAIVVGKDGEGDATIDLPEDFSGSADLSTLRRDGDFDRGAYVRILGKEYEHFAETAAEEADHTIVVGEDWTIIPLENLIARIGEETDLVAGVTSAEEAKTAFETLEIGSDAVLIDSDDPDEIRKTVEVRDEAERERLDLEYADVLDIERAGSADRVCVDTGNLLEHDEGMLVGSMSRGLVFVHGETAESPYVASRPFRVNAGAVHAYVRTPDGGTKYLSELQSGDAVQVVDLEGNTREAIVGRVKIEQRPMFRIALETESGDRVETLLQNAETIKVASAEGRKAVTDLESGDEILLYSEETARHFGEAVEESIIEK; encoded by the coding sequence ATGACGCGAGCTGTCTGGGTAAAAGCCGACGATACCGTCGGCGACTGGGACGACCGTCGGGCGCGGATCACCGCCGCGCTCGAGGCGGGTGCAGACTGGGTACTGGTCGACGAAGACGACGTCGCGCGCGTCCGAGAACTGGGCGACATCAACGTCGCGGCGTTTCGGACCGACGGAGACGTGACCTTAGTCGATGACATCGACGACGCCGAGAGCGAAGACGGAGACGCCACCACGCAGGCGGACGCCATTGTCGTCGGGAAAGACGGCGAGGGCGACGCGACGATCGACCTGCCAGAGGACTTCTCCGGCTCGGCGGACCTCTCGACGTTGCGCCGCGACGGCGACTTCGACCGGGGCGCGTACGTCCGCATCCTCGGCAAAGAGTACGAGCACTTCGCCGAGACCGCCGCCGAGGAAGCCGACCACACAATCGTCGTCGGCGAGGACTGGACGATCATCCCCCTCGAGAACCTGATCGCTCGCATCGGCGAGGAGACCGACCTCGTCGCAGGCGTGACCAGCGCCGAGGAGGCCAAGACGGCGTTTGAAACCCTCGAGATCGGGTCCGACGCCGTCTTGATCGACTCGGACGATCCCGACGAGATCCGAAAGACGGTCGAAGTACGCGACGAGGCCGAGCGCGAACGTCTCGACCTCGAGTACGCCGACGTGCTCGACATCGAACGGGCCGGCAGCGCCGACCGGGTCTGCGTTGACACCGGCAACCTACTCGAGCACGATGAGGGAATGCTCGTCGGATCGATGAGCCGCGGACTGGTCTTCGTCCACGGCGAGACCGCCGAATCGCCCTACGTCGCCTCCCGTCCCTTCCGGGTCAATGCGGGTGCAGTCCACGCCTACGTCCGAACCCCCGATGGCGGTACGAAATACCTCTCGGAACTCCAGAGCGGCGACGCGGTCCAGGTCGTCGACCTTGAGGGTAACACTCGCGAGGCCATCGTTGGCCGCGTCAAGATTGAGCAACGCCCGATGTTCCGAATCGCCCTCGAAACCGAGAGTGGGGATCGAGTCGAGACCCTGCTCCAGAACGCCGAGACGATCAAGGTCGCGTCCGCGGAGGGGCGCAAGGCGGTGACGGACCTCGAGTCGGGTGACGAGATCCTCCTGTACTCCGAAGAGACGGCCCGACACTTCGGCGAGGCTGTCGAAGAGAGTATCATCGAAAAGTAA
- a CDS encoding zinc ribbon domain-containing protein, which produces MTWLRALLAAGLSVIMPGAGHVLVRDWLRAALFAGLFLSVSAFFLPIDQLAAAGPITNVNEINAYADIMAEETDAMAQFFLSFIALFAAIDATFRALGYPPRGADDTEGPTCPECGKGIDDDLEFCHWCTTRLEPVEPEAETSDV; this is translated from the coding sequence ATGACATGGCTCCGTGCGCTTCTCGCCGCCGGCCTTTCGGTGATCATGCCCGGTGCGGGCCACGTCCTCGTCCGGGACTGGCTCCGCGCCGCCCTTTTTGCCGGTCTCTTCCTGTCGGTCAGTGCGTTCTTTCTCCCGATCGATCAGCTGGCCGCTGCCGGTCCGATAACGAACGTCAACGAAATCAACGCGTACGCGGACATCATGGCCGAAGAGACCGACGCGATGGCACAGTTCTTCCTCTCGTTTATCGCCTTGTTCGCCGCGATCGATGCGACCTTTCGTGCGCTCGGCTACCCACCCCGTGGGGCCGACGACACGGAGGGTCCAACCTGTCCCGAGTGCGGGAAGGGGATCGATGACGACCTCGAGTTCTGCCACTGGTGTACGACGCGACTCGAACCGGTAGAGCCCGAGGCGGAGACGAGCGACGTCTAG
- a CDS encoding type I 3-dehydroquinate dehydratase, with the protein MGLQFDSFVLAASTAALSDEPAAREHADAIEFRMDLADEPLAALEDYDGQLPILATNRARWEGGEAEDDGRLEALAEATAFDAVVAIDVELESILGEETDAVLETARDRDVSIVASAHDFEGTPPRKEMVRTLTEAGKYADVAKLAVTAESTAETLALLSATEQLTAHGDAVATMAMGEVGSHTRAVAPVYGSKIGYAPVDPSEATAPGQYDLETLAELVARLE; encoded by the coding sequence ATGGGACTACAGTTCGACTCGTTCGTACTCGCAGCATCGACAGCGGCCCTCTCCGACGAACCCGCGGCTCGCGAGCACGCCGACGCGATCGAATTTCGAATGGACCTTGCCGACGAGCCGCTGGCCGCGCTCGAGGACTACGATGGACAGTTGCCGATTCTCGCAACGAACCGGGCCAGATGGGAGGGTGGGGAGGCTGAAGACGACGGTCGTCTCGAGGCGCTCGCCGAGGCGACTGCGTTCGATGCCGTTGTGGCTATCGACGTCGAACTCGAGTCGATCCTCGGGGAGGAGACGGACGCAGTGCTCGAGACAGCCCGCGACCGCGACGTCTCGATTGTCGCGTCGGCGCACGATTTCGAGGGGACACCGCCCCGCAAAGAGATGGTCCGCACCTTGACAGAGGCAGGCAAGTACGCCGACGTCGCGAAACTGGCCGTCACGGCCGAATCGACGGCTGAGACGCTCGCCTTGCTCTCGGCGACCGAGCAACTGACCGCCCACGGCGACGCCGTCGCGACGATGGCGATGGGCGAAGTGGGAAGCCACACGCGCGCCGTGGCTCCGGTATACGGATCGAAAATCGGCTACGCGCCTGTCGACCCGTCCGAGGCGACCGCGCCGGGGCAGTACGACCTCGAGACGCTCGCGGAGCTGGTGGCACGACTCGAGTGA
- a CDS encoding transcription initiation factor IIB, giving the protein MTNAPSNTRVRRSEPETNEQETESEDEDLACPECAGNLVVDDEHGETVCEDCGLVVEEDSVDRGPEWRAFDAAEKNEKSRVGAPTTNTMHDKGLSTNIDWRNKDAYGNSLGSRQREKMQRLRKWNERFRTRDSKERNLKQALGEIDRMASALGLPTNVRETASVIYRRALDEDLLPGRSIEGVSTACVYAAARQAGVPRSLDEIADVSRVEKNEIARTYRYVVRELGLEVQPADPESYVPRFASGLELSDEAEHRARSLLQNAKEKGVHSGKSPVGLAAAAVYAAALLTNEKTTQAAVSDVADISEVTIRNRYHELLEAEETIGMA; this is encoded by the coding sequence ATGACTAACGCACCATCGAATACGAGAGTACGACGTAGCGAACCCGAAACGAACGAACAGGAAACCGAGAGCGAGGACGAAGATCTCGCCTGCCCCGAGTGTGCCGGCAACCTCGTCGTTGACGACGAACACGGCGAGACCGTCTGTGAGGACTGTGGACTGGTCGTCGAGGAGGACTCGGTCGACCGCGGTCCCGAGTGGCGAGCCTTCGACGCCGCCGAGAAGAACGAGAAGTCCCGTGTGGGCGCACCCACGACGAACACGATGCACGACAAGGGACTCTCGACGAACATCGACTGGCGCAACAAGGACGCCTACGGGAACTCCCTAGGCTCGCGCCAGCGCGAGAAGATGCAGCGCCTTCGAAAGTGGAACGAGCGCTTCCGCACCCGAGACTCCAAGGAACGCAACCTGAAACAGGCGCTTGGCGAGATCGACCGGATGGCCTCCGCGCTCGGCCTGCCGACGAACGTCCGCGAAACGGCCAGCGTCATCTACCGCCGCGCGCTCGACGAGGACCTCCTCCCGGGCCGTTCTATCGAAGGCGTCTCGACGGCTTGCGTCTACGCCGCCGCCCGACAGGCTGGCGTCCCCCGCTCGCTCGACGAGATCGCGGACGTCTCCCGTGTTGAGAAAAACGAGATCGCCCGTACCTACCGCTACGTGGTCCGTGAACTCGGTCTCGAGGTCCAGCCCGCCGACCCCGAGAGCTACGTCCCCCGCTTTGCCTCCGGACTCGAGCTCTCCGACGAAGCCGAGCACCGCGCCCGTAGCCTGCTCCAGAACGCCAAGGAGAAGGGCGTCCACAGCGGCAAGTCGCCGGTCGGCCTCGCGGCCGCCGCAGTCTACGCTGCCGCACTACTCACGAACGAGAAGACCACCCAGGCCGCCGTCTCCGATGTCGCCGACATCTCCGAAGTCACCATCCGAAACCGCTACCACGAGCTCCTCGAGGCCGAGGAGACCATCGGGATGGCATAA
- the yjjX gene encoding inosine/xanthosine triphosphatase, which translates to MELAVGSTNPVKIDAVERTLERYEPTVTAVDVDSGVAEQPWSIEETVTGAENRARQALAVTDADYGVGLEGGVARLDGTPGLFLIMWGAVTDGNRLECGGGPTLRLPDGVAERVDDGAELGPVMDDLLGTEAIAEAEGAAGVLTDGLTNRTRALGEAVASSFGPFVTNYYDIDD; encoded by the coding sequence ATGGAGCTCGCAGTCGGTAGCACGAACCCGGTCAAGATCGACGCGGTCGAACGAACGCTCGAGCGCTACGAGCCGACCGTGACTGCCGTCGACGTCGATTCCGGCGTGGCCGAACAGCCGTGGTCGATCGAGGAAACCGTCACCGGTGCGGAGAACCGGGCCCGGCAAGCGCTCGCGGTGACCGACGCTGACTACGGGGTCGGCCTCGAGGGCGGGGTCGCTCGGCTCGACGGGACGCCGGGACTGTTCCTGATCATGTGGGGCGCTGTGACGGACGGCAATCGACTAGAGTGCGGCGGTGGACCGACGCTTCGACTTCCCGACGGCGTCGCGGAGCGGGTCGACGATGGGGCAGAACTGGGACCGGTAATGGACGACCTCCTTGGAACCGAGGCCATCGCCGAGGCCGAGGGCGCTGCGGGCGTACTTACGGATGGGCTGACGAACCGAACGCGAGCGCTCGGCGAGGCAGTTGCGTCTTCGTTCGGGCCGTTCGTAACGAACTATTACGACATCGATGACTGA
- a CDS encoding HAD-IA family hydrolase, whose protein sequence is MTTVLFDMDGVILEGPRTDPQVYADAADAALVDLGVEPTPDQRRDFRNHDHERIKTHCRDLEIDPARFWELKETYASSGTHDRLRSGERGIYDDIDAVRDLGERTTIGLVTNNRHETAAFVADYVGFDFDIVRGRDPTFEGYERRKPDPYYIDDALNDLGVTDGIYVGDSPKDVTAGRAAGLETAFLRRPHNRNRERPSNATHELESLTELPSLVASTDSS, encoded by the coding sequence ATGACGACGGTACTGTTCGACATGGACGGGGTCATTCTCGAGGGGCCGCGGACCGATCCACAGGTGTACGCCGATGCTGCTGACGCGGCGCTCGTCGATCTGGGGGTCGAACCGACGCCGGACCAGCGTCGCGATTTCAGAAATCACGATCACGAACGGATCAAGACACACTGTCGTGATCTCGAGATCGATCCCGCACGGTTCTGGGAGTTGAAAGAGACATACGCCTCGAGTGGCACCCACGACCGACTTCGGTCAGGGGAGCGTGGCATCTACGACGATATCGATGCGGTTCGCGACCTCGGTGAGCGGACGACGATCGGCCTCGTGACCAACAACAGGCACGAAACAGCCGCGTTCGTCGCTGACTACGTCGGATTCGACTTCGACATCGTCCGCGGGCGAGACCCAACGTTTGAGGGCTACGAGCGGCGCAAACCCGATCCGTACTATATCGACGACGCGCTCAACGACCTCGGCGTCACCGATGGAATCTACGTCGGCGACTCCCCAAAAGACGTAACGGCCGGGCGAGCGGCCGGCCTCGAGACCGCGTTCCTCCGACGGCCGCACAACCGTAACCGGGAGCGACCGTCGAACGCGACACACGAACTCGAATCGCTGACCGAATTGCCGTCGCTCGTCGCGTCGACCGACTCATCGTGA
- a CDS encoding winged helix-turn-helix transcriptional regulator, with product MTSPDGVDDDKRATLRRFAALGAASPLVGRADAAAADTGESDARDAIAGYLSTTPGAHFSKIRDDLQLGTGETQHHLRRLEDVDAIERYRDGDYKRFVTAGRFDEFEKRALGYLRRETPRGMLIELLSHSDATAGDLAKALDVSPPTVSKYAGELEEASLLSRTDGYAVERPETVLVLVVRHADSFGDRARALARDADQFLTYQG from the coding sequence ATGACATCGCCCGATGGGGTCGACGACGACAAACGAGCGACCCTGCGCCGATTCGCCGCTCTCGGTGCCGCCTCCCCGCTGGTCGGACGTGCCGATGCAGCGGCGGCTGATACGGGTGAAAGCGATGCACGTGATGCGATCGCGGGCTATCTCTCGACGACGCCCGGCGCACACTTTTCCAAGATCCGCGACGACCTGCAACTCGGAACCGGCGAGACCCAACACCACTTGCGTCGACTCGAGGACGTCGACGCGATCGAGCGCTATCGCGACGGCGACTACAAGCGGTTCGTCACCGCCGGCCGATTCGACGAGTTCGAAAAGCGAGCCCTGGGGTACCTTCGCCGGGAGACACCCCGGGGCATGCTGATCGAACTGCTCTCGCACTCGGACGCCACTGCCGGCGATCTCGCTAAGGCGCTCGACGTCTCGCCGCCGACGGTGAGCAAGTACGCCGGCGAACTCGAGGAAGCGAGCCTGCTCTCGCGGACGGACGGTTACGCGGTCGAACGGCCGGAGACGGTGCTGGTCCTGGTGGTCCGCCACGCGGATTCCTTCGGCGATCGGGCCCGGGCGCTCGCGCGGGATGCAGATCAGTTCCTTACGTATCAGGGCTAA
- a CDS encoding SPFH domain-containing protein, translated as MIAQLLPMQTTGGALLLVGALVLVVVVAALLSAIEIVDAYEKRALTVFGEYRKLLEPGINFVPPFVSNTYAFDMRTQTLDVPRQEAITRDNSPVTADAVVYIKVMDAKKAFLQVDDYKKAVSNLAQTTLRAVLGDMELDDTLNKRQEINARIRTELDEPTDEWGIRVESVEVREVNPSKDVQRAMEQQTSAERKRRAMILEAQGERRSAVEKAEGDKQSEIIRAQGEKQSQILEAQGDSISTVLRARSAESMGERAIIDKGMETLGDIGQGESTTFVMPQELTSLVGRYGKHLSGSDVEGDGADLESREFDDETRELIGLDDIAEIIGEIDQEADMDVEAMEQEAQAIKEGKDPANISDPDEVIEEMDQDFQSQADGGTEMAADEDEPSSSD; from the coding sequence ATGATTGCCCAACTGTTACCGATGCAAACCACCGGCGGTGCCCTGCTACTCGTCGGTGCGCTTGTCCTCGTCGTCGTCGTCGCCGCACTACTCAGCGCGATCGAGATCGTCGACGCCTACGAGAAACGCGCCCTGACCGTCTTCGGGGAGTACCGCAAGCTCCTCGAGCCGGGGATCAACTTCGTCCCACCATTCGTCTCGAACACGTACGCGTTCGATATGCGTACCCAGACGCTGGACGTGCCCCGACAGGAAGCGATCACGCGCGACAACTCGCCAGTGACGGCCGACGCGGTCGTCTACATCAAGGTGATGGACGCTAAGAAGGCGTTCCTGCAGGTTGACGACTACAAGAAGGCCGTTTCGAACCTCGCTCAGACGACTCTGCGTGCCGTGCTGGGTGACATGGAGCTCGACGACACGCTGAACAAGCGCCAGGAGATCAACGCCCGCATCCGCACCGAACTCGACGAACCCACCGACGAGTGGGGGATCCGCGTCGAGTCGGTCGAGGTCCGCGAGGTCAACCCCTCGAAGGACGTCCAGCGCGCGATGGAGCAACAGACCTCCGCCGAGCGGAAACGCCGCGCCATGATCCTCGAGGCACAGGGTGAACGCCGCAGCGCCGTCGAGAAAGCGGAGGGTGACAAACAGAGCGAGATCATCCGCGCCCAGGGTGAAAAGCAGAGCCAGATCCTGGAAGCGCAGGGTGACTCGATCTCGACCGTGTTGCGTGCCCGCTCCGCCGAGTCGATGGGCGAACGCGCCATCATCGACAAGGGGATGGAGACGCTCGGCGACATCGGGCAGGGTGAGTCGACGACGTTCGTCATGCCTCAGGAACTCACCTCGCTGGTTGGCCGCTACGGAAAGCACCTCTCCGGCAGCGACGTCGAGGGAGACGGGGCGGACCTCGAGAGCCGCGAGTTCGACGACGAGACCCGCGAACTGATCGGGCTGGACGACATCGCCGAGATCATCGGCGAGATCGATCAGGAAGCGGACATGGACGTCGAAGCGATGGAACAGGAGGCCCAGGCGATCAAGGAAGGCAAGGATCCGGCAAATATTTCGGATCCCGACGAAGTCATCGAAGAGATGGATCAGGACTTCCAGAGCCAGGCAGATGGCGGCACCGAGATGGCGGCCGACGAGGACGAACCGTCCTCGAGCGACTAA